Genomic window (Vibrio gallicus):
GAACCCGTATGTCGCGTCGAATGAGCGACAGTATGTTACTTACTGAGCTTAACCAGAAACTGGCTCGTAATATTGAATGGCGACGTTTTTCGATGGATCTTTTACGGGAGCTTAAAAAGCTGTCCAAAGGGAAGGGCGATGACGAATTGTTTGCGGTCAATCTATGGGGTTACCACCTCACATTAACTGCCCTTGAACCCAGCGATAAACTTAAAGACTACCAGGTTGATATCAAGTGTAATGCGGAAGAGGTACTCAAATACTCTAGAGCGCGCACTACCAACGCGGGTAAACGTAACATGGCTCCTACACTGCCCAATCCTCTTAGGCACGAAATGGTGTCCAAACAGAAGCTTGAAGAGCTTGCTGAAATCATTGATGGTGAATTTGAGCCTATTCAGCGTAAAAAGAGCTCCCCTAAGGGAAATCTTGGACGCAGAGTGAAGCTCAGAAAGCACCTAGTGGAGATAAATGCAGAAGAGCTGACCATCAGCCTTACCAAATACACCTCTCCAGAGGCGCTAGAAAGAAGTATAACGGCTTTATCAGCAATGACAGGACACTCACCTTCATCAATACAGGAAGAGTGTCAGGAGCTTATACAGAAGCTTGATTGGCTTAAAGTTGGTGACAGCGTTGTGAGCTATGAAATATTAAGTCACACGATTGAGTTGTATAACCAGCAAACAACCGGCACCCAGCTCTCAATAGAGAGGTTGATCTTAGGTCTTGCTGTGCGTCGTAAGGTATGTCGTCAGATCTTCGAAGGACACTTTGATGAGAGCGTGATTCGCGTATTGAGAGAAATAGCGTCCGGCTCTTGATCATAGTTCCGTTATTGTAATGAACACCATACTCTCATTTGGAGGATGGTTTCGAGCTTTGACAAGGCTTTAAGCTCGGAATAGGGGGATCGTTTAGCGGATAAGCGGTCATAAACTTAATATGGCCCTCGATATGTGATCTCATTTGCTGTTGCCAAAATGGATCTCGGCGATGTTTGCAAAATTGGATGATTAAAACAGTGACATTTTCTAGTTTGCGACTACAACACATTCGTATGTTTTGATCGACCTCAGCTCGTCCAACTACATTTTGCAGTTTAGCTTGAGCTAAACACAGATATTGATAGGCGAGCTGTTCTTCTGCCAAGCCCAAATGATGTTTATACATGCGTGCGCAGCTATCTAACCAGCAGCCCAAGGCCTTACTTTGTTCAATAGATAGCTCCGGCCCCCAAATATCGTCAGGGGCGTTGTGTATTAACTTGGCTAGGGTTTGTACTTGATCATGCTTCCCGTTGCTATGCCATTTTGATACCTGTTGTTGCCAATATACAAGTGTTGTCACATGCTTCTCTCGGTTCGAATCTCATATAAGTTTATGCCAGAAACGGTGCTTTTGTGACCAATTGATGATCTAATCCACATAAAGATTTGTACAAGGCTAACCTAAGTCACAAATTGCTTTTAAACTCCTTAACACATTGCTATTTGATTGGTATCTATACGTCTATCGAGAGGGGGTACTTATAGAAGGATTCTATCGGCTCTTCTCTGTATGTAATATTGTGAAATTTAACGTTAAATAATTGTTTTATAAAAGTTTATTATATTTGGAGCAAGTTATGTCTATTAATTCTATAAGCCGAGAAGATATGAAAGATCTTGCGGGTTCGTGGGATGAATTGAACGCGATGCCAGCACCAACGACGAACAAACAATTAAAATCTGCGGAAGCTCGTCGCCGTATAGAGCAAATGCGTGAAATTAGAGAAAGTGGTTTAACCCTTGAAGAGGCAAGAGAGCTTGGTTTGCTTCATTAGTTTCTGCTTACTACGTTAGATGGGCGGTGTTTTCGCTGCCCTTTTATAGCTAGATTTACACTGTAAACTGCAATTTTTGAATCCTATCGAAATGTGCTATATTACCCGCACTGATTTTTTTACATATAATCCTTCATGTCGATAAACCTTTCTACACTTCCTGCAGAGGAAAAGTACCGAGTTGAACTAGACAAACAAGCATCTTACTTAGTTTGGAAGGTAAAGCACTCGCAAGGCACTGAACTGGAAATAAATGAGCAACGAGCTAAATTATCCTCAGAGCAGCATCTTGAGTGGTTTAATGAGTCTGTTGAAAAATATCGACAGATTATGGGATTGTAAGGTAACGTCGTCTTATGGCGAATCAATCTTTGATTAATAGAATTTAGAGAGTAGATCCCAATGGGAAGAAGTTTTGAAGTGCGCAAGGCCTCAATGGCCAAAACTGCCGGCGCAAAAATTAAAGTTTATTCTAAATACGGTAAAGAAATTTACATGTGTGCTAAGAACGGTGGTTCTGATCCAGACATGAACTTGTCTTTAAAACATTTGATCGCAAAAGCGAAAAAAGACCAAGTTCCAGCACACGTTATCGATAAAGCGATCGATAAAGCAACTGGCGGTGGTGGTGAAGATTACCAACCTGCTCGTTATGAAGGCTTTGGCCCAGGTGGTACTAGCGTTATCGTTGACTGCCTAACGGATAACGGCAACCGTACCTTCCAAGATGTACGTCAATGCTTTGTTAAAGTAGGGGCTAAGATTGGTGTTGAAGGCTCTGTTTCTCACATGTTTGATCACCAAGCGGTATTCCAGTTTAAGGGTGACGATGACGAAGTGATTCTTGAAGCGCTTATGATGGAAGATGTGGATGTAACAGACGTTGAAGTAGAAGACGGCGTTGTAACCGTATTTGCGCCACATACTGAATTCTTTAAAACCAAGACTGCTCTAATCGCTGCATTCCCTGAGTTAACCTTGGATGTAGAAGAGATCACCTTCGTACCTCAAACTCAAACCCCGATAACGGGCGATGACGCTGAAAAATTCCAGAAGTTCCAAGACCTTTTGGATGATTGTGATGATGTTCAGCAGGTTTATCACAACGCTGAATTGTAAGATTCACTACTGACTTATATTAGAACCGAGCGTATAAACGCTCGGTTTTTTTTGTTCTATTTTTGGATAAAGGATAGTAATCATTCTTTTCAAAATAGAAAGTTTTGTGTCATAACTAGCGTGCTATTCTGAACAGATAATGGACTAATAAATAGGAGTAACAGATGCAAGTAAGTTTTCTAGGATTGGGGGTCATGGGGTACCCAATGGCGGGTCATCTCACTAAAGCTGGCTTTGATGTAAAGGTGTACAACCGTACTCATCAAAAAGCGTTGCAATGGGCTCAAGAGTATCCAGGTGTTGCTGTAGAAACTGTTGCTCAAGCTGTTGAAGGATCAGATGTGGTGCTGGTGTGTGTTGGTAACGACGATGATGTACGCAGTGTCGTTACCGCTGATGATGGTGCGCTTGCGAATATGAAAGCGGGAGCGATTCTTATTGATCACACCACCACATCAGCCACTTTAGCGGAAGAAATTTTTAGCGCGGCTAAACAAGCTGGGATTCGCTTTATGGATGCGCCTGTGTCTGGCGGTCAAGCGGGGGCTGAAAATGGTGTGCTCACGGTAATGACTGGTGGTTCAACACAAGACTTTGATGCTATGCAGCCTGTTTTTGACGCCTACGCCAAATCAAGCGTACTTATGGGAGAGGCAGGACAAGGTCAAAGAGCGAAAATGGTCAATCAGATCTGTATTGCTGGCGCATTGAGCGGCCTCTCTGAAGGCCTGCTACTTGCAGAGAAATCTGGTTTAGATATTAAAACAGTGGTTGATTGCCTGAAGTTTGGTGCAGCCGGCTCCTGGCAGATGGAAAATCGTGCTGAGACAATGGCGCAAGATAAATTTGATTTTGGGTTTGCCATCGATTGGATGATCAAAGACCTAGGTTTTTGCTTGGATGAAGCACAGCGTCATCAATTAAAGCTTCCTTTAACTCAAGATAGCTATGATGCCTACCAGGCATTATCAAGCGATGGACTAGGTAGAATGGATACCTCTGTTTTGATTAAAGCCATCCGTCAAAAAGCAGAATCTTGAGCATTTAAGATATTCGGTAAGCCTGCACTTCAATTATAATCCTCGGAGAGTGAATTCGAGGATTCCTCTTTATTATTCGCTACATCCTTACATACCTGTCAATTCCTATAATTATTTTTGGCGTAAAAAGGCAAAAGTATAAGACTCAATGCTAGTCAATAGTATTGTGTGCAATTTGTTACCTATGTCTTTGTTCTTGCCTAAGTTTATGAAATACCTATAGGAAGTGGTTAGAATCCATAACCTAGATGTATGGCTTTGTTGAAATTAAGCATAATCAACGCGTTATTAACCACACATATAACTATTGCTTGTTTTTTCATCAAACTTGCCTCTTAAAGGGATTTAAGTACAATCCGACTGTCTATTTTTTAATCGTATGGTTAGGTCAATGAAAGAGCACGTCATCGTCACCGTGTCTACCATCGAGGGAACACGTCATTATCAGCTAGGGAAATGGTTGCAAAAATGCTTAAAAGGCATTGGTTATCTATCGTTAGCCTTGGTTATTACTGCGGCAGGGCTAATCTACTATCTCAACAATGAGGTAGATGTTGCCCTTTTAAAGCAGTCTGAATTTGAAAGTCGGTCTACAGAACTCACTGAAGAGGTGAAGCAACTGCAAGATCTTAAACATGATCTAGAAAATGACCTAACCAATCGTGAGGAGCGCTTGCAGAAGGTTTCAGATCGTCTTGGTGACCTTGAAACAGTATTGGGTGTTGCTGAGACTGATGGTGAGATTGAACGACGGATAGACACAGCGATGCTTACCTCATCGGTACGTCTATATATGTTAAATAATATCCCTAATGGCTCTCCGGTTGGCGCAGTTCGTGTTTCATCTAAATTTGGCTATCGAACTCACCCAGTAACGGGTCGTAAAACCATGCACCGAGGTATGGACTACGCAGTTAATGTTGGTGCACCAATTTATGCACCTGCTGACGGGGTAGTTGAGGTAACAAGATCCAGTAAAACCGGATCTGGAAACTTTTTGAGATTGCAGCATTCCTATGGGTTTTCAAGCTCTTATTCTCATTTGCAAAAGTTTAAGGTGAAGCAGGGAGAGTTTGTTGAAAAAGGCCAGTTAATTGCTTATTCCGGTAATACCGGCATATCAACAGGACCACATCTACATTACGAGATACGCTTTGTGGGGCGCGCTCTCGATCCTATGGCATTCCATAACTGGAGTGCTGATAACTTTGAATCATTATTTGAAAAAGAACGAGGCGTTAGATGGGACTCTTTGGTCAAAAAGATAGAAAATCGAGCAAGCAATCAGCTACAACTCTCATCGCAAGCGGTTGTCAAATTGAAGGACAGCTCAAGTTAGAGAGTGATATGCATGTTGACGGTACAGTTGTAGGCCATGTGACGGTAGAGCAATCCCTTATAATTAGCCAAACTGGGCGTGTTGTGGGAGATGTATTCGCAGGTAAGCTTATTGTGAACGGCGTCGTCGAAGGCACTGTGCACGCGAATTCACTCGAAATCCTTGAAAACGGACGAGTTCAGGGCACCATTTTTACCGATGACCTAAGTATTGAACGCGGTGGGAAGTTTATCGGTGATATTAAAGATGCAATCAAAGAGCAGATTGTAGAGTTAAACGAAAAAGAAGCGACAGTAAAGAAAAGTCGTAAGACGGCGTAGGGGTGGGGGCGGTGAATCGATGTTTCGATGTAGCGCCATACTCAACAGCGTCATGCCGGTAGTGTTTTAAGCCGGCATCTGTGATTGCTCAGTGTTTGTATTGGTCGATGTGCTTTGCTTGAGACCGAGTGTCTACAGATCCCCGCCTGCGCGGGGAAGACGTGAAGGGTCGGAGTCGATGTAGCGCCACTCTCAACCTCGTCATGCCGGTGGTGTTTTAAGCCGGCATCTGTGGTTGCTCGGGTGTTTGCTTTGAGCGATGTGCTTTGCTTGAGACCGAGTGCTTACAGATCCCCGCTTGCGCGGGGAAGACGTGGGGGTGGAGTTGATGTGGCGGTGAATTGGTGTATCGATGAGTCGATGTAGCGCCACGCTCAACAGCGTCATGCCGGTGGTGTTTTAAGCCGGCATCAGTGGTTACTTGGTGGTTGTTTTGAGCGATGTGCTTTGCTTGAGCCCGAGTGTTTACAGATCCCCGCCTTCGCGGGGAAGACGTGGGGGCAGGAGTCGATGTGGCGGTGAATCGGTGTATCGGTGTGGCGGTGAGTCTATGTATCGCCACGCTCAACAGCGTCATGCCGGTGGTGTTTTGAGCCGGCATCAGTGGTTACTTGGTGGTTGTTTTGAGCGATGTGCTTTGCTTGAGCCCGAGTGCTTACAGATCCCCGCCTGCGCGGGGAAGACGTGAGAGACGGAATCGGTGTGGCGGTGAATTGGTGCTTCGATGAGTCGATGTAGCGCCGCACTCAACCTCGTCATGCCGGTGGTGTTTTGAGCCGGCATCTGTGGTTGCTCGGGTGTTTGCTTTGAGCGATGTGCTTTGCTTGAGAGCGAGCGTCTACAGATCCCCGCCTACGCGGGGGAGCCTGTTGTTTTAGCTGTTTACCGTTAACTACGAACCACTCATCTATTCCCAAAGCGGTTGTAATCCAATAAACCGTATTCTATCGGCTGGTCTTTTTTATACCATGCGTGCAGCTTGTCGCTAAATGGCCAGAATCTAACGTCGGTGCGTCGGATGGCAAATCTATCGAGTAGCTCTTCATAGTCATCGTCGTCATCGAGCTCACGCATCCTTTGTATTAATTCTGGTATCTCACGCTCTTGTAGAGACAAGAATGCCGCTGGATAACTTCCTAAAACCCCGTTAACTAAAGTTAAGCGATCCTTTTCCGGTACGCGGTTGTCTTCTTCATTAAATAAACTAGAGATATTGGTGTGGGCGTTATTATGTAATAGGGTGAAAATGTGCTGTTCACCACTATCAGCTTCGATATTGATGAGCAGCATCTGTGGAAACTGCTCTATTCCGCCACCTACTAGCTCATTTATCTCAGCCAATAGCAGTTCATTGCTACGTGTAAGGGGCGTATCTACTATGTCATAACGCGTATTGAGTACTGGAGCTACACGTTCAGTAAGCAGGGTTAATAGCTCCTCTTTGGGATTATCTGAGCGATAGGTGATACCGCTTTCTTGGTCAAATGGTTTGGCGTTGCGGGTCAGGAAATCACTAAACTCAATAGATTGCCCCTCATACCAACTAGAAAGTGTTTGATGTCGAGACGCCTTAGGAAGAAAGGCAATGAAGTTGGTTTCTCCCTCAATACGTAATAGGTCCATATACATGCGGGTTATCAGTTGATGCCCAAAGTTTCCGTAGATATCAAAGCCCGCTACCAATAGATAATGAATGCGTTCTAGCAGTGAATAATCAATAACCCAAGCGGTTTTCGGTTGGTTTCCAACTAATCCTTTGGCAACGGAGGCACTATCAAAATGCCTAAATATTGTGAGGGCGGCGTTGTCATTCACGCCATCACCATCCCAGATCATATCTAGATTTAGATGTACGTCATCTTTAAAGTGATTATTCATGAAGTTCATCTTTTCACTCATGAATTTAGACTGACTTTTTGAGAAAGCGATCCAATTTAGTAGTGGTGTGGTATTGCTATCAAGCTCGCTCGGTAAGCGCATATTTTCTGCCTGCCCTCTAAAGAATTGATCCGCTTCCGAATTGCTTGATAGTTCTGGGTCGGTAAAGAAAACCCAAAAATGGTCGTTAATAACATTAAGCGCCAATTGACCCCGACAAACCGGTCCCTTGATAAAGGCCATAATTGTATTTTGCGCCTCATCTAATAGAAATTTATAGCGAGATTTAACGGGAATATCAGCAAACGCTAAGATTGGATTAGATGCCACATGTAATGTATAGCTTGGAAGGGATTTGACCTCGTATTTCTCTTGTTCAAACCAAGCTAGCCAATTGTTCATTCGCTGATTATTGAGTGCAAATGGCATATGGGTTTTATCAACAATCGTTTCACGCTCAGGAATAAGGCGGTAATAGACTCTTTCCACGCCAGGATCATCATATGGTCGACGTGTTGCTATACGTTGTACTGGTTCACCAGGTGGGGTAGATGATCTTACTAGGCTGAAGAATGTCTTCTCATCAAGATCTGAAAAATAGAAGTGTGAAAGAAACAGATGCTCAAAGATATAACGACTGGTTATCTGACGCTTGAGCGAGTCATGATTGAAGTAATTTTCCCAGTGGGAGATACGTTCCATTAGTGGTTTACTTAGTGGTACTTGGGTCGACATACTCGCGCCTTGTCGTAACCACCCTAATAGGATTTGTTGTTCTTTATTGGCTAGCGCAGGTAGACCATAAGGCATACCCCACAATGGGTTTTCTTCTACATAGGCTTGTACTGTATTTGAGGTTGGGCAATAGAAGCTTCTATCTAAACTAAAGTCGAAGTCGTCGTCATCTAATTGAGTATCATTGGGTAATGGATGACGCTGTTTTTGTATTAAAAGTTGCGCCATAACGCCAGATTCAATATTGGCATCAGCTCTTTGAAGGCGCTCATTGAGTACTGGAAAAAATCCGTGTTCACGCCACTGCTGGGTATCAGTAGCATCTTCATACAGGCGAGTAGGCTTGGTTGCAGTCAGTCTAGCCCCTTGATATACCAAGTGCTTACTTGAACCTCTGTCTATTCCCTCAGCAGAGGTTAGCTTAAGCTGGCATGGCGCATCATAGCAGGCATGACACACCACGCAGCGTTTATCTAGTACAGGTTTTACCTGATCTTCAAAATAGTGGGCTTGAGCTAAATCATGGGAGATGATGCGCTGTTGTACTCGTTCTTCACCAAATAGTTCATCAAAATTAAGCCCCGTGTAGGTTGCACAACCAGCCACAATTGAAAGCAGAGCCCCAACTAAAAATTTTTTCATTTACTACTACTCCTTTGTACTAGATTAAGAATGGTAAGGAGTTGGGAATTAGTCAAAATTTCTATTTAATCATATGTTTAACATCACAGATAACTATATGAAAACGCATCAATACCACATTTAGAGTATATACTCTAAGTATGAGTGAGTTTATGGATGACTTAGTATTGAACATCAAAAATTTAGTGTCGGTGTGCTGTTTTGCTATTGCACTACCAGTAAGTGCGCAGCCGGTTAGTTTTACGCAAGCGTGGTCGATGTTGCAGATGGGAAATAACGGCCTTGCGGCCAGTCAAGCTAATGTATCTCGCTATCAAAACCTACAATCAGCGAAAAAGAGCTTGAATCTGCCCTCAGTCACGCTTAGTGCTAATTACACTCGACTTGATGATGATATCACCTTAGATGGCAACCAGATTGTGGGCAGTACTGGTAACTCAGCGCCACCTGTATTAGCTCCCATCCTAGGCAATATTGTATCGACTATCGCTGAAAAGGATGTATTTACCTCTTCTATACGAGCAATATGGCCCATCTTTACTGGCGGAAAGATCATATCGGCTCAATCGATAGCTGAGGCGCAAACGGATGAAGCGCGAGCGCAATTGGATATGGACCGCCAAGCGAAATATGAAGACTTAACCAAGTATTATTTTGGTGTGGTGCTGTCTAAGCAGGTTCTACAAACCTATATAGCGGTGGAAAATGGGCTGCAGCAACATGCTGAGTTTGCAGAAAAACTCCAGCAACAAGGACAGATTGCGCGCGTAGAGCGACTACAAGCGGATGCGTCTCTAGCCAAAGCAGTAGTAGATAGAAAAAAGGCGCAGCGTGACCTTGAGATAGCCACCAGCGCCCTGACTCAGATCCTGAATCAGTCACAATCCGTAAGCCCTTCAACAAATCTCTTTACTAACAAAAGTTTGCCACCATTACAGGCATTTACCGATGAAACCCTATCGAGTTACCCCGGCTTATCGATTTTAGATGCGAAAGAGCAGCAAGCTAAGGGGCTGACCAAGATTGAGAAGGGGAAGTACTACCCAGATGTGTATCTGTATGGTGATTATAGCCTGTATGAGGATGACTCCCTTGCCGCTCAACTTAAACCAGACTGGTTTGTTGGTATTGGAGTCAATGTGCCGCTTATCGAAAATAGTGGCCGTTCAAGTAACCTAGAGGCGGCGCATAGCGCTGTTTTACAGATTTCTCACCTTAGAGCTCAAGCCAAGCAAGACCTTTCGGTATTGGTACAAAAAACGTACCTCGAGGCGCAGCAATCACGTGAAGAGGTTGAGGGGCTTGAGCCGAGTATTGAGTTGGCGCAAGAGAACCTTCGCCTACGCAAAAAAGCGTTTAGCCAAGGGCTATCAAATTCTCTGGCGGTCGTGGACGCTGAGCTCTATTTAGCGAGCATTCGTACTCAGCAATATGTGGCTGAGTTTAATTATTTGATTTCATTAAATAAACTTCTCGCTCTAAGTAGCAAAATGAATACCTTCAAGCAATATGAAAGTCGACAAGTCGTGCAATCAGGAGTAACGATAGATGGGTAATAAAAGATCAACAGCACTGCCGTTTATCGTTGCTATTGCAGCCGTAATTGCGCTTATCGGCTATGGGGTTTATCAAGCTTATAAGCCAAAGCCGATTCGAGTACACGGTCAGATCACAGCTCAGCAATACAGCATATCTTCAAAGGTGGCTGGGCGTATCGATAGTATCGAGGTGAAAAAGGGAGATGTGGTTAGCAAAGGTGACCTTATATTTACCCTATATAGTCCCGAGATTGATGCCAAGTTGGAACAGGCGAAAGCCGGCCAAGAGGCGGCCGGAGCTCTTGCGCAAGAGGCAGAGAAAGGAGCACGTGATCAGCAAATATCTGCCGCCCGCGATCAATGGAAAAAGGCGCAAGCTGCGGCTAGTTTGATGCAGAAAACCTTTGGTCGTGTAGATAGCCTATATAAAGATGGTGTCGTAGCCGAACAAAAACGAGACGAAGCCTTTACCCAGTGGCAAGCAGCTAAGTATACCCAGAGTGCGGCATATCAGATGTATTTGATGGCTCAAGAAGGGGTGCGTGAAGAAACCAAGAAAGCCGCTAATGAAAAAGTACGTATGGCTGCGGGAGCGGTTGCTGAGGTTGAAGCATATGCAGCGGATACCCAGATAACAAGTTGGTTTGATGGCGAAGTATCACAGGTGCTGTTACATAGTGGAGAGCTTGCGCCACAAGGTTTTCCAGTAGTGACGCTGACTGACATCGCAGATGTATGGGCGGTATTTAATGTTAGAGAAGATCTATTGAAGTATTTTGTCAAAGATAGCCAATTTAAAGCCTTTGTGCCGGCATTAGATAAAATGGTGGAGTTTCAGGTGACACATCAAGCGGTAATGGGAGATTTTGCCACGTGGCGTGCTACAGATAGCAGTCAAGGATTTGACCTGCGTACCTTTGAGGTAGAAGCCAGACCAATGCAAAATAACGGTGAGTATAAGGTTGGAATGAGTGTCGCGGTTACTGTGGATGCAACTGAGTAAGCGATGATGAATGCTTTGGTTAGTGAATGGCGTAGGGCTTGGCAAGATAAATGGTTGATTGCCGCCTTAACTTGGATGCCTATATTAGTGGTTACGCTGATCTGGTGGATATTTTCTAGTGGTATCGCTCGTGAGTTGCCTGTGGGAGTGGTTGATCATCAGTCGAGTGTAATGTCAGCTGAGTTAGTGCGCTTTATTGATGCTACCGACACCTTAAATGTGAGTGCTCACTACCTAAGTGAGCCGGATGCAGCAGCGGCTTTAAAAGCCGGAGATATCTATGCTTATGTATCCGTGCCGCTTAATTTCGATCGGGACATCTTTTTTTCAAGCCCGCCCCAGGTATCGGTGTTATACAACAGCCAGTTTATTTTAGTGGGCAAACTGATTAATGCCGCGATGTTGCGCGCCTTGGGAACCTTTGATGCTCAAATAGAGGTGGTAAAGAAGCTTTCGAGAGGTAATGCAACCACAATGAGCGCACTGGGGCAATCGGTCGCCGTACAGACTCAGATAACCCCTTTGTTTAATCACAACAGCAACTATTCTCAATTTTTAGTCTCCGCAATAGTGCCAGCTATCTGGCAGATCAGTATTTTTGCTGCAACCATCTTATTGTTGGCTATGCACCAACGAACAGGCAGCTTTGCGCAAGGGTTCTGCGTTAGGCGACTGTTTGCAGTATTGGCTTGTTACTGGCCGCTGTTTGTTGGGCAAGGAGCGGTATTTTTAATGTGGATGTATGGCGTGCTAGGCTGGCCAATGCATGGCAGTTTTGTGGTGCTAATCATTGGGCAAATGGCTGCGGTATGCGCGTGTATGCTGATGGCTTCATTATTCTTTTTTATCACCTTGGATGCCGCCAGATCTATGAGTCTGGCAGCCGCTCTGACTGCCCCAAGTTTTGCCTTTATGGGAGTAACATTCCCAACTACTGATATGAACAGCTTGGCACTGATCTGGCGAAGCCTATTGCCAATTAGCCACTATATAGAATTGCAGATTAGTCAGGTTTCATACGGAGCGGATGCGATAAGCTCGTTGGCGCACCTTATGCCAATGCTTGGCTATCTAGTAGTGGTGATTCTACTATCTAGAATTATTCCCAAAAAGCTGGGGGCTGTATGAGTTGGCGAGATGTTCTATATGCTGAAATTAAGGCTATAATCTGCAATCCCGTAGTGATGTTAACGGTATTTGGCGGGGTACTATTTTATTCGCTGCTGTACCCATTACCTTATGCAAAGCAAACGCCATTAGAGCAAAAGGTTACTATCGTAAACCTTGATAACAGTAAGCTGAGCTATGATTTGGAACGCATGGTTGATGCGACGCCTCAAGTCAGTATTGCGCGGCGAGCGCACTCTATAGAGCAAGCAAAACAGCAGTTTTTGGATGGCACGGTGAGTGGGGTCTTGGTCATTCCTGAGCACTTCTATAAAGACCTATTACTAGGTAAATCACCAACCTTAGCCTATGCAGGAGATGCATCGTACTTTTTAGTATACGGCACTATTGTTGAAGGACTGGCGAGAGCTGGGGGTACTATAGCCGCACAGGCGAAGGTTGCTCGTCTAATTATGGATGGGGAGCCGAGTGTTAGCGCACAAAGCCATTACCACTCGATAGATACCAATATTAAGCCGGTTTTCAACGCCAGTATGGGGTATATCAATTATGTAGTGCCGGCTGTGTTCGTGCTAATTCTACAACAGACCCTGATCATTGGTATTGGCGTGGTTGGAGCGAGCG
Coding sequences:
- a CDS encoding NAD(P)-dependent oxidoreductase; the encoded protein is MQVSFLGLGVMGYPMAGHLTKAGFDVKVYNRTHQKALQWAQEYPGVAVETVAQAVEGSDVVLVCVGNDDDVRSVVTADDGALANMKAGAILIDHTTTSATLAEEIFSAAKQAGIRFMDAPVSGGQAGAENGVLTVMTGGSTQDFDAMQPVFDAYAKSSVLMGEAGQGQRAKMVNQICIAGALSGLSEGLLLAEKSGLDIKTVVDCLKFGAAGSWQMENRAETMAQDKFDFGFAIDWMIKDLGFCLDEAQRHQLKLPLTQDSYDAYQALSSDGLGRMDTSVLIKAIRQKAES
- a CDS encoding fatty acid cis/trans isomerase produces the protein MKKFLVGALLSIVAGCATYTGLNFDELFGEERVQQRIISHDLAQAHYFEDQVKPVLDKRCVVCHACYDAPCQLKLTSAEGIDRGSSKHLVYQGARLTATKPTRLYEDATDTQQWREHGFFPVLNERLQRADANIESGVMAQLLIQKQRHPLPNDTQLDDDDFDFSLDRSFYCPTSNTVQAYVEENPLWGMPYGLPALANKEQQILLGWLRQGASMSTQVPLSKPLMERISHWENYFNHDSLKRQITSRYIFEHLFLSHFYFSDLDEKTFFSLVRSSTPPGEPVQRIATRRPYDDPGVERVYYRLIPERETIVDKTHMPFALNNQRMNNWLAWFEQEKYEVKSLPSYTLHVASNPILAFADIPVKSRYKFLLDEAQNTIMAFIKGPVCRGQLALNVINDHFWVFFTDPELSSNSEADQFFRGQAENMRLPSELDSNTTPLLNWIAFSKSQSKFMSEKMNFMNNHFKDDVHLNLDMIWDGDGVNDNAALTIFRHFDSASVAKGLVGNQPKTAWVIDYSLLERIHYLLVAGFDIYGNFGHQLITRMYMDLLRIEGETNFIAFLPKASRHQTLSSWYEGQSIEFSDFLTRNAKPFDQESGITYRSDNPKEELLTLLTERVAPVLNTRYDIVDTPLTRSNELLLAEINELVGGGIEQFPQMLLINIEADSGEQHIFTLLHNNAHTNISSLFNEEDNRVPEKDRLTLVNGVLGSYPAAFLSLQEREIPELIQRMRELDDDDDYEELLDRFAIRRTDVRFWPFSDKLHAWYKKDQPIEYGLLDYNRFGNR
- a CDS encoding bactofilin family protein, whose amino-acid sequence is MHVDGTVVGHVTVEQSLIISQTGRVVGDVFAGKLIVNGVVEGTVHANSLEILENGRVQGTIFTDDLSIERGGKFIGDIKDAIKEQIVELNEKEATVKKSRKTA
- a CDS encoding M23 family metallopeptidase, translated to MKEHVIVTVSTIEGTRHYQLGKWLQKCLKGIGYLSLALVITAAGLIYYLNNEVDVALLKQSEFESRSTELTEEVKQLQDLKHDLENDLTNREERLQKVSDRLGDLETVLGVAETDGEIERRIDTAMLTSSVRLYMLNNIPNGSPVGAVRVSSKFGYRTHPVTGRKTMHRGMDYAVNVGAPIYAPADGVVEVTRSSKTGSGNFLRLQHSYGFSSSYSHLQKFKVKQGEFVEKGQLIAYSGNTGISTGPHLHYEIRFVGRALDPMAFHNWSADNFESLFEKERGVRWDSLVKKIENRASNQLQLSSQAVVKLKDSSS
- a CDS encoding DUF3283 family protein, with product MSINLSTLPAEEKYRVELDKQASYLVWKVKHSQGTELEINEQRAKLSSEQHLEWFNESVEKYRQIMGL
- a CDS encoding TolC family protein, whose protein sequence is MDDLVLNIKNLVSVCCFAIALPVSAQPVSFTQAWSMLQMGNNGLAASQANVSRYQNLQSAKKSLNLPSVTLSANYTRLDDDITLDGNQIVGSTGNSAPPVLAPILGNIVSTIAEKDVFTSSIRAIWPIFTGGKIISAQSIAEAQTDEARAQLDMDRQAKYEDLTKYYFGVVLSKQVLQTYIAVENGLQQHAEFAEKLQQQGQIARVERLQADASLAKAVVDRKKAQRDLEIATSALTQILNQSQSVSPSTNLFTNKSLPPLQAFTDETLSSYPGLSILDAKEQQAKGLTKIEKGKYYPDVYLYGDYSLYEDDSLAAQLKPDWFVGIGVNVPLIENSGRSSNLEAAHSAVLQISHLRAQAKQDLSVLVQKTYLEAQQSREEVEGLEPSIELAQENLRLRKKAFSQGLSNSLAVVDAELYLASIRTQQYVAEFNYLISLNKLLALSSKMNTFKQYESRQVVQSGVTIDG
- a CDS encoding PA3496 family putative envelope integrity protein gives rise to the protein MSINSISREDMKDLAGSWDELNAMPAPTTNKQLKSAEARRRIEQMREIRESGLTLEEARELGLLH
- a CDS encoding YebC/PmpR family DNA-binding transcriptional regulator — its product is MGRSFEVRKASMAKTAGAKIKVYSKYGKEIYMCAKNGGSDPDMNLSLKHLIAKAKKDQVPAHVIDKAIDKATGGGGEDYQPARYEGFGPGGTSVIVDCLTDNGNRTFQDVRQCFVKVGAKIGVEGSVSHMFDHQAVFQFKGDDDEVILEALMMEDVDVTDVEVEDGVVTVFAPHTEFFKTKTALIAAFPELTLDVEEITFVPQTQTPITGDDAEKFQKFQDLLDDCDDVQQVYHNAEL